CGGCGGGCGTTGTAGCGGATGAAGTCCTCGAAGGGCGCGCCGATGCGCGTCATCTCGGGTGGGAACGAGAGCAGCTCCAGAAAGGCCCGGTTCCAGGCCACCAGGTGCAACGAGGCGTCGAAGACCGTCAGGCCCTGGTCGAGCAGATCCAGACCGGCCTGCAGCGTCTGCTGCCGCCAGCTGCCGCCATCGGCAGGGGAAGAGGGGGGGGTGGCCGTCACGCTGTCTCCTCGTGGGCGGGCCTCGGACGGGCCCTTTGACTGCTGGATTCTAGGCAGCAACGGGCCGGATCGCCGGCCACGACCGGTGACGCAAAGATTCGTCACATTTGATGGGAGGTCGTGAAAAGGTCCTTGGCCATCATCGCCGCCGACAACGCTTGCCGCGTCATCGTCCGGCTCTGAATCCGGGCGCGGCAGGCACCGCCGCCACGGAGACCACGATGACTAGTATAAACCCTTATAAGCTTGGCCTGGACAAGAACGCCGCCAACCATGTCAGCCTTTCGCCACTGAGCTTTCTGCGCCGGGCGGCGGCCGTCTACCCGAACCGCGCGGCCATCGTCTACGGCGAGCGCCGCCAGACCTGGGCCGAGACCGACGCGCGCTGCCGCCGGCTGGCCAGCGCCCTCGCCGCCCGCGGCATCGCCCAGGGCGACACCGTGGCCGTGATGCTGCCCAACGTGCCGGCCATGCTGGAGGCCCACTTCGGCATCCCGATGGTGGGCGCGGTGCTCAACACGCTCAACACGCGCCTGGACGCGGAAGCCATCGCGTTCCAGCTGCAGCACGGCGAAGCCAAGGCCCTGCTGACCGACCGCGAGTTCTCGCGTGTCATCTCCAAGGCACTGGAGATGGCTGGCCTCGACATCCTCGTCATCGATGTGGAGGACGAGACGGCACCGGCGGGTGACAATGTCGGCTCGCTCACGTACGAGCAACTGCTGGCCGAGGGCGACCCGGCCTATGAGTGGCAGCTGCCGGACGACGAGTGGAACGCCATCGCGCTGAACTACACCTCGGGCACGACGGGCAACCCCAAGGGCGTGGTCACCCACCACCGCGGCGCCTACCTGAACTCGGCCAGCAACGTGATCTCGTGGGGCCTGCCACAGCACGCCACCTACCTGTGGACGCTGCCGATGTTCCACTGCAACGGCTGGTGCTTCCCGTGGACGATGGCGCTGATCGCCGGCACCAGCGTGTGCCTGCGCCGCATCGATCCGTCGGTGATCTTCTGGCTGATCAAGAGCCACCACGTGACCCACATGTGCGGCGCGCCGATCGTCTACAACATGCTGATCAGCGCCCCGGCCAAGCTCCGCGAGGGCCTGAACCACACGGTCAATGGTCTGATCGCGGGCGCCGCGCCCCCGATCGCCGTGATCGAAGGCTGCGAGGCTGCAGGCATCAACCTGACCCACGTTTATGGCCTGACCGAGGTGTATGGCCCCGCCGCGGTGTGCGCCAAGCAGGCCGAATGGGACGACCTGCCACTGGACGAGCGTGCCCGCCTAAACGGCCGCCAGGGCGTGCCCTACGCGCTGCAGGAAGCCGTGACCGTGCTCAACCCCGACACGATGGAGCCCGTGCCGTGCGACGGCGTGACCATCGGCGAGATCTGCTTCCGCGGCAACGTCGTGATGAAGGGCTACCTGAAGAACGAGAAGGCCACGAAGGAAGCGTTCGCGGGCGGCTGGTTCCACACCGGTGACCTGGCCGTGCGCGATGCCAGCGGCTACATCAAGATCAAGGACCGCAGCAAGGACGTGATCATCTCCGGCGGCGAGAACATCTCGTCCGTCGAGGTGGAAGACGCGCTGTTCCACCACCCGGCCGTGATGTCGGCGGCCGTCGTGGCCGAGCCCGATCCGAAGTGGGGCGAAGTGCCGTGCGCCTTCGTCGAACTCAAGGCGGATCAGCATGTGACGGAAGAAGAGTTGATCGCCTTCTGCCGCGAACACATCGCCCGCTACAAGGTGCCCAAGCGCATCGTGTTCGGTGAGCTGCCCAAGACGGCCACCGGCAAGGTGCAGAAGTTCGTGCTGCGTGAGCGGGTGAAGTCCGCCAGCGCCATCGAGTGACCCCGTGCGGCCCGCCACGGTGGGCCGCTCCCTCAATCCCTGGAGAAATTGGAGAGAGACATGAGCCAGGACATCTATCGGCGCGTAGAGGCCGACCCTGCCTTCCGCGAATTGAAAAGCAGCCGCAACCGGCTGGCCGTCACCCTGTCGGTGCTGGTGCTCGGCGCCTACTACGGCTTCATGGCCATCGTGGCCTTCGCGCCCGGCATCTTCGGCCAACCGCTGTTCGCGGGCAGCACCCTGACGCTCGGCATCCCGGTCGGGGCCGCCCTCATCGTCGGCTCGTGGCTGCTGACCGGCTGGTACGTGCGCTGCGCCAACGGCCAATTCGACCGCCTGACCCGTGAAATCGTGGAGCGCAACACATGAAAGCCCATCTGAAAGCCCTTGCCGCTTCGGCGGCCCTGTTGGCCATGGGCTGTGCCCTCGCCGCCCCCGGTGATGTCGGTCAGGTGCAGAAGCAGCCGATCAACGTCACCGCCATCGGCATGTTCCTGGTGTTCGTGCTGTTCACGCTCGGCATCACCTGGTGGGCCGCCAAGCGCACCACGTCGGCCGCGCACTTCTACACCGCCGGTGGCGGCATCACCGGCTTCCAGAACGGTCTGGCCATTGCCGGCGACTACATGTCGGCCGCCACGCTGCTGGGCCTGAGCTCGCTGGTGTTCATGCGCGGCTACGACGGCTTCGTCTACACCATCAGCTTCTTCATCGGCTGGCCGGTGATCCTGTTCCTGCTGGCCGAGCGCATGCGCAACCTGGGCCGCTTCACGTTCGCCGACATCGCGTCGTACCGGCTGCAGCAGGGCTCGATCCGCACCTTCGCCGCCTTCTCGTCGCTGACCGTGGTGTGCTTCTACCTCATCGTGCAGATGGTGGGCGCGGGCCAGCTGATCAAGCTGCTGTTCGGCCTGGACTACCCTGTGGCCGTGGCCGTGGTGGGCGTGCTGATGGTCGTGTACGTGACCTTCGGCGGCATGATCGCCACGACCTGGGTGCAGATCATCAAGGCCGTGCTGCTGCTGACCGGTGGCGTGCTGATGCTCGGCCTGGCGCTGAGCCAGTTCGGCTTCAACATCGAGACGCTGGCCACCAAGGCCGTCGCTGCGCACAAGGATGGCGAGGCCATCATGCGTCCGGGCAGCATGCTCGCCGACCCGATCACCGCGACCTCGCTGTCGCTGGGTCTGGTCTTCGGCACCGCCGGTCTGCCGCACATCATGATGCGCTTCTTCACCGTGCCCAACGCCAAGGAAGCACGCAAGTCGGTGTTCGTGGCCTCGGGCTTCATCGGGCTGTTCTTC
This is a stretch of genomic DNA from Aquabacterium olei. It encodes these proteins:
- a CDS encoding cation acetate symporter, with protein sequence MKAHLKALAASAALLAMGCALAAPGDVGQVQKQPINVTAIGMFLVFVLFTLGITWWAAKRTTSAAHFYTAGGGITGFQNGLAIAGDYMSAATLLGLSSLVFMRGYDGFVYTISFFIGWPVILFLLAERMRNLGRFTFADIASYRLQQGSIRTFAAFSSLTVVCFYLIVQMVGAGQLIKLLFGLDYPVAVAVVGVLMVVYVTFGGMIATTWVQIIKAVLLLTGGVLMLGLALSQFGFNIETLATKAVAAHKDGEAIMRPGSMLADPITATSLSLGLVFGTAGLPHIMMRFFTVPNAKEARKSVFVASGFIGLFFLIVCLLGLAAIVIVGQDPKFFEGGVIGGKIIGGNNMPVMHLANAVGGNLFLGFLSAVAFATILAVVAGLALAGASSIAHDIYARVLRQGKATEAEEMRVSKFASIGLGVVAVVLGIMFEKQNVAFLVGLTFGIAASANFPVLILSLYWKGLTTRGALLGGIAGLVSAVMFVVLSKAVWVVVLGNEKPIFPYEHPALFSMPLAFFFTWLFSVTDSSARAKQDKAGFHDQSVRAETGIGAAQASAH
- a CDS encoding acyl-CoA synthetase; this encodes MTSINPYKLGLDKNAANHVSLSPLSFLRRAAAVYPNRAAIVYGERRQTWAETDARCRRLASALAARGIAQGDTVAVMLPNVPAMLEAHFGIPMVGAVLNTLNTRLDAEAIAFQLQHGEAKALLTDREFSRVISKALEMAGLDILVIDVEDETAPAGDNVGSLTYEQLLAEGDPAYEWQLPDDEWNAIALNYTSGTTGNPKGVVTHHRGAYLNSASNVISWGLPQHATYLWTLPMFHCNGWCFPWTMALIAGTSVCLRRIDPSVIFWLIKSHHVTHMCGAPIVYNMLISAPAKLREGLNHTVNGLIAGAAPPIAVIEGCEAAGINLTHVYGLTEVYGPAAVCAKQAEWDDLPLDERARLNGRQGVPYALQEAVTVLNPDTMEPVPCDGVTIGEICFRGNVVMKGYLKNEKATKEAFAGGWFHTGDLAVRDASGYIKIKDRSKDVIISGGENISSVEVEDALFHHPAVMSAAVVAEPDPKWGEVPCAFVELKADQHVTEEELIAFCREHIARYKVPKRIVFGELPKTATGKVQKFVLRERVKSASAIE
- a CDS encoding DUF485 domain-containing protein, which gives rise to MSQDIYRRVEADPAFRELKSSRNRLAVTLSVLVLGAYYGFMAIVAFAPGIFGQPLFAGSTLTLGIPVGAALIVGSWLLTGWYVRCANGQFDRLTREIVERNT